From Zingiber officinale cultivar Zhangliang chromosome 5B, Zo_v1.1, whole genome shotgun sequence, the proteins below share one genomic window:
- the LOC121984430 gene encoding nodulin-related protein 1-like, translated as MDSFFSKIPAFASGGSDSSGADKTGSGDSHGHQQQMDPTELFSSAKVVADAAKSTFGGAADKVDKAAAAGAASDLLGAVSHYTKAEESSYGKYVEQAETYLEQYRTTGGSAAAAAAPKTEEAKAKVEEAAAKTEEAGAKVEEEGADKAPPADDDSGEAQSGGGGLEGYANLAQNLLKK; from the coding sequence ATGGATTCTTTCTTCAGCAAGATTCCGGCTTTTGCTTCCGGCGGTTCCGACAGCAGTGGCGCCGACAAGACTGGCTCCGGAGACTCCCACGGACACCAGCAGCAGATGGACCCGACCGAGCTCTTCTCTAGCGCTAAAGTGGTGGCGGACGCGGCCAAGTCCACCTTCGGCGGCGCCGCTGACAAGGTCGACAAGGCTGCCGCCGCAGGAGCGGCCTCCGACTTGCTCGGTGCTGTGTCTCACTACACTAAGGCCGAGGAAAGCAGTTATGGAAAGTACGTGGAGCAAGCGGAGACGTATCTGGAACAGTATCGCACCACCGGTGGTTCAGCTGCTGCTGCTGCCGCTCCGAAGACGGAGGAAGCAAAGGCGAAAGTAGAGGAAGCAGCGGCAAAGACTGAAGAAGCAGGGGCGAAAGTAGAGGAAGAAGGGGCAGATAAAGCTCCTCCGGCGGATGATGACTCCGGCGAGGCTCAATCCGGCGGAGGTGGCTTGGAAGGATATGCCAACTTGGCCCAGAATTTGTTGAAGAAGTGA